A part of Streptomyces sp. NBC_01235 genomic DNA contains:
- a CDS encoding DUF1295 domain-containing protein, protein MFWVFESVADLQKARFADRTRRDGVRRTCDIGLWRYSRHPNYFGQWMQWSSLILLSLPVLIDRWPHHHIVFGLLTVLALAWISWTTYHMLVHYTGAVPAEHFSRQRRPDYIRYQRVTNRFFPGPRRTTDQ, encoded by the coding sequence GTGTTCTGGGTCTTCGAATCGGTGGCGGACCTGCAGAAGGCCCGTTTCGCCGACCGCACCCGACGAGACGGTGTGCGCCGCACCTGCGACATCGGGCTGTGGCGCTACAGCCGTCACCCCAACTACTTCGGTCAGTGGATGCAGTGGAGCAGTCTCATCCTGTTGTCGCTGCCCGTGCTGATCGACCGCTGGCCACACCACCACATCGTCTTCGGCCTGCTCACGGTCCTCGCCCTGGCCTGGATCTCCTGGACCACGTACCACATGCTCGTGCACTACACCGGCGCCGTTCCCGCCGAGCATTTCAGCCGGCAACGACGCCCCGACTACATCCGCTATCAGCGCGTCACCAACCGGTTCTTTCCCGGGCCCCGACGGACCACTGATCAATGA
- a CDS encoding TetR/AcrR family transcriptional regulator, whose translation MTKQAKASSSGVRGPRGSYAKSAEVRQKILDACVEAFGAGGFHGTTMKEIAQRAGISQTGLLHHFSSKTELLSEVLAAHERETTRIVREADDLHALQAQLRVAHVNEARPGMVQLHSILSSEATVGDHPAHELYRARYDNLRLHLTRIFAELRGRGRLKVDTKPEILANLLVAVIDGLQIQWLYNPGAVDVPAGIEAFLAGVVDGDV comes from the coding sequence GTGACGAAGCAGGCGAAGGCATCGAGTAGTGGGGTCCGTGGGCCCCGGGGGTCCTATGCGAAGTCCGCCGAGGTGCGGCAGAAGATCCTCGACGCCTGCGTCGAGGCGTTCGGGGCCGGTGGGTTCCACGGCACCACCATGAAGGAGATCGCCCAGCGGGCGGGTATCAGTCAGACCGGTCTGCTCCATCACTTCTCCAGCAAGACGGAGCTGCTGTCCGAGGTGCTCGCCGCCCATGAGCGGGAGACCACCAGAATCGTCCGGGAGGCCGACGACCTGCACGCCCTGCAGGCCCAGCTGCGGGTCGCGCACGTCAACGAGGCGCGGCCCGGGATGGTCCAGCTGCACAGCATCCTCTCGAGCGAGGCCACGGTCGGTGACCATCCCGCCCACGAGCTGTACCGCGCCCGCTATGACAACCTGCGCCTGCACCTGACCCGGATCTTCGCCGAGCTGCGCGGCCGCGGGCGTCTGAAGGTGGACACCAAGCCGGAGATCCTGGCGAACCTCCTCGTCGCCGTCATCGACGGACTGCAGATCCAGTGGCTGTACAACCCTGGCGCGGTCGATGTCCCGGCCGGCATCGAGGCTTTCCTCGCAGGGGTGGTCGACGGGGACGTCTGA
- a CDS encoding glycoside hydrolase family 1 protein, which translates to MTTIHPDFLWGAATAPHQVEGNNTTSDWWAREVRMPGTEPSGDAVDHYHRYREDMRMLADAGLSAYRFGVEWARIEPRPGQISRAELAHYRRMIDTSIEFGLTPVVTLHHFSSPRWFAEQGGWLADDAVECFRAYVTTVTAILDGVDWVATLNEPNMLAMMTMLARAMQRGEVQQWQSPTVEGEPGAERVGRQTLLPVPDPEIGKRFIDAHHAVRDILRQRTGAKVGWTVAAQAFTAAPGGEDKLLQVRHDWEDLYLEAARGDDFIGVQAYSSQQVDANGVIPHPPHPDNTMIGTAYRPDALGMAVRHAWQVTGHVPVLVTENGIATEDDNRRIAYTAEALRHLLATVDEGVDVRGYLHWSALDNYEWGHWEPKFGLIAVDRETFQRHPKPSLAWLGDVARRGGPPA; encoded by the coding sequence GTGACCACGATCCATCCCGACTTCCTCTGGGGAGCCGCCACGGCACCCCATCAGGTGGAAGGCAACAACACCACCAGCGACTGGTGGGCCCGCGAAGTACGCATGCCCGGCACCGAGCCCAGCGGCGACGCCGTCGACCACTACCACCGCTACCGCGAGGACATGCGGATGCTGGCCGACGCCGGCCTGAGCGCCTATCGCTTCGGCGTGGAATGGGCCCGTATCGAGCCCCGGCCCGGGCAGATCTCGCGCGCCGAACTCGCCCATTACCGCCGGATGATCGACACCTCGATCGAATTCGGCCTGACGCCTGTCGTCACCCTGCACCACTTCTCATCCCCCCGCTGGTTCGCCGAGCAGGGCGGGTGGCTCGCCGACGACGCCGTCGAGTGTTTCCGGGCCTACGTCACCACGGTCACCGCCATCCTCGACGGTGTCGACTGGGTGGCCACCCTCAATGAGCCCAACATGCTCGCGATGATGACCATGCTGGCCCGCGCCATGCAGCGCGGAGAGGTCCAGCAGTGGCAGAGTCCCACCGTCGAGGGTGAGCCGGGTGCCGAGCGAGTTGGGCGGCAGACCCTGCTCCCGGTCCCCGACCCGGAGATCGGCAAACGCTTCATCGACGCACACCACGCGGTCCGCGACATCCTCCGGCAGCGCACCGGCGCGAAGGTCGGCTGGACCGTCGCCGCGCAGGCCTTCACCGCCGCTCCCGGCGGGGAGGACAAACTCCTCCAGGTCCGCCACGACTGGGAGGACCTGTACCTGGAGGCCGCCCGCGGTGACGACTTCATCGGGGTCCAGGCGTACTCCTCGCAGCAGGTCGACGCGAACGGCGTCATCCCGCACCCTCCGCACCCGGACAACACCATGATCGGCACCGCCTACCGGCCGGATGCCCTCGGCATGGCCGTCCGTCACGCTTGGCAGGTCACCGGCCACGTGCCGGTACTCGTCACGGAAAACGGCATCGCCACCGAGGACGACAACCGCCGCATCGCCTACACCGCCGAGGCACTACGGCACCTGCTCGCCACGGTCGACGAGGGCGTGGACGTGCGCGGATACCTGCACTGGAGTGCCCTGGACAACTACGAATGGGGTCACTGGGAACCGAAGTTCGGGCTCATCGCCGTGGACCGCGAGACGTTCCAGCGCCACCCCAAGCCGAGCCTGGCCTGGCTCGGTGACGTCGCCAGGCGAGGAGGACCGCCGGCATGA
- a CDS encoding glycoside hydrolase family 3 protein — translation MTDLDGFHLHVRVETADGPLTGVPIPAHDARRSKNDEQCEAAMAIEPRYPYEDPHVPVEDRISDLIGRMSRTDKAALIFHSEVSVGYVDGSDHWGRACAGTLLRERGITHFLGQGTPRDGRDITQWHNRLQEIALELPLRIPVTLSSDPRHSVTDNPLTSQAAGAFSRWPESLGIAAIGSEKTAYEQGEVVGREYLAAGIRVALHPQVDLSTEYRWARIVQTYGEDADLTSRLAVAYFQGLQGDGGAESVAAMAKHFPGGGPQKDGLDPHFRDGREQVYPGDRFDYHLAPFVALIEAGLPQIMPYYGMPVGTEWEEVGFAYNKGIVTELLRQRLGFDGIVCTDFGVITGMGDTFPAKAWGVEHLSREQRVTRLLDSGVDQFGGEKDVSVLLDALSSGSVTEQQLEQPVRRLLREKFRLGLFDGDRVIDPERANTVIGSAAHQALGVRAQQRSLVLLKNDAGVDGLPLLPLSPGIRVFVDGVEPSAFEGFASVVTHPAEADVAVVRTRTPDYADPAMHFLGSMHKGSLEFRPEDRERIRTIAEQVPTVLDVYLDRPAVLTDVLSPTAVFASFGTDDRPFVEVLFGEAGPEGSLPVELPRSMAAVKASRTDVPFDTADPLYRFGHGLRYERSAAERTDEA, via the coding sequence TTGACCGACCTCGACGGCTTCCACCTCCACGTGCGTGTGGAGACCGCGGACGGTCCGCTCACGGGAGTGCCGATCCCGGCGCACGACGCACGACGCAGCAAGAACGACGAACAATGTGAGGCGGCCATGGCCATCGAACCCCGCTATCCCTACGAGGATCCGCACGTACCGGTGGAAGACCGGATCAGCGACCTCATCGGCCGGATGTCCCGCACGGACAAGGCCGCACTGATCTTCCACTCCGAGGTCTCCGTCGGCTACGTGGACGGAAGTGACCACTGGGGCCGGGCCTGTGCGGGCACACTCCTGCGGGAGCGCGGCATCACGCACTTCCTGGGTCAGGGCACGCCCCGGGACGGCCGCGACATCACCCAGTGGCACAACCGCCTGCAGGAGATCGCGCTGGAACTCCCCCTGCGCATCCCGGTGACGCTTTCCAGCGATCCGCGTCACTCCGTGACCGACAACCCGCTCACGTCACAGGCGGCCGGAGCCTTCTCCCGCTGGCCCGAGTCCCTCGGTATCGCCGCGATCGGGTCGGAGAAGACCGCCTACGAACAAGGTGAGGTGGTGGGACGCGAATACCTGGCGGCCGGCATCCGCGTCGCGCTGCACCCGCAGGTCGACCTCTCCACCGAATACCGCTGGGCCCGCATCGTGCAGACGTACGGGGAGGACGCCGACCTCACCTCCCGCCTGGCCGTCGCCTACTTCCAGGGCCTGCAGGGGGACGGCGGAGCCGAGTCGGTGGCCGCCATGGCCAAGCACTTCCCCGGTGGAGGGCCGCAGAAGGACGGCCTGGACCCGCACTTCCGTGACGGCCGGGAGCAGGTCTACCCCGGGGACCGGTTCGACTACCACCTCGCCCCGTTCGTCGCACTCATCGAGGCCGGCCTGCCGCAGATCATGCCGTACTACGGGATGCCCGTCGGGACCGAGTGGGAGGAGGTCGGATTCGCCTACAACAAGGGCATCGTCACGGAGCTGCTCAGACAACGCCTCGGGTTCGACGGAATCGTGTGCACCGACTTCGGCGTGATCACGGGAATGGGCGATACCTTCCCGGCCAAGGCGTGGGGGGTCGAGCATCTGTCCCGCGAGCAGCGCGTGACCCGGCTGCTCGATTCGGGTGTGGACCAGTTCGGTGGCGAGAAGGACGTGAGCGTCCTGCTGGACGCGCTGTCGTCGGGGTCGGTGACCGAGCAGCAGCTCGAGCAGCCGGTGCGCCGTCTACTGCGGGAGAAGTTCCGGTTGGGTCTGTTCGACGGTGACCGGGTGATCGATCCGGAGCGGGCGAACACCGTCATCGGCAGTGCTGCGCACCAGGCGCTCGGTGTGCGGGCGCAGCAGCGGTCGCTGGTACTGCTGAAAAACGACGCAGGCGTCGACGGCCTCCCCCTCCTGCCGTTGTCGCCCGGGATCCGCGTCTTCGTCGACGGCGTCGAGCCGAGCGCGTTCGAGGGCTTCGCCTCTGTCGTGACCCATCCCGCCGAGGCGGACGTCGCCGTCGTGCGCACCCGCACCCCCGACTACGCGGATCCGGCCATGCACTTCCTCGGGTCCATGCACAAGGGCAGCCTGGAATTCCGTCCGGAGGACCGGGAGCGGATCCGGACCATCGCCGAGCAGGTGCCCACCGTCCTCGACGTCTACCTCGACCGCCCCGCAGTCCTCACGGACGTCTTGTCGCCGACAGCGGTCTTCGCGTCCTTCGGCACGGACGACCGCCCCTTCGTCGAAGTCCTCTTCGGCGAGGCCGGGCCCGAGGGATCGCTGCCCGTGGAACTACCGCGCTCGATGGCCGCCGTAAAAGCCAGCCGGACCGACGTCCCCTTCGACACGGCCGATCCCCTGTACCGCTTCGGGCACGGACTGCGCTACGAGCGCAGCGCAGCGGAAAGGACCGACGAGGCGTGA
- a CDS encoding glycoside hydrolase family 2 protein, whose translation MTYADFNTDWNYRRKVTPFQELGGAAGSPWTSVTLPHDALITTERHAQAPGGHTNGYFNGGAFEYRKTFTVSEQDRGKLMFLEFDGVYRDAVVTVNGALAGRHAFGYSRFVVRIDPYLRFGGDNEIGVSCRAHLDSRWYTGCGIYRDVRLIVKNPAHLAVDGVRITTPDVDEAIAITEIAARVQNASAVTTTLRVSAVITDDEGAEVARGKAPVTLLPADAETVRLRLPVDRPRRWSADTPTRYFARVELTDGDRVVDETVVPFGIRTVRADARRGLRVNGVEVKLRGACLHGDNGPLGAAAIGRAEERKIELLKAAGFNAIRSSHHPASSALLDTCDRLGMYVMDEAFDIWTQGKSDFDYSADFSQWWERDLEAMVAKDFNHPSVIFYSIGNEIPETGTPDGGRWSRRLAEKLRALDGTRLVTNGINGFVSVLDLVLGGMAQQREAARSTDAAAGEQGGGVNGMMNAFGEMMGRIVSSPMVTERTEESFAALDVAGMNYGESRYGLDSDLFPDRVIVGTETWPTVIDRNWDLVKKHPHVIGDFTWTGLDYLGETGIGVVKYAGAEDGGQGFSTVYPGLSAYCGDLDLVGHRRPVSYYREIVFGMRTEPYIAVRRPEHHGCPIAVSTPWAWSDCVSSWSWPGFEGAPVHVEVYADADEVELLLDGEPIGLCAVGTERAFRADFEVLYQAGELVAVARRNGEVVGRTSLVTATGPTRLSLTADRDEVRVGTRDLAFVTITLTDESGTVHNATDREVRVTVSGAGVLQGLGSGAPVTEETFNGPARHTYDGRALAVIRPTGAGTIVLEAQAEGCPPARLTLTATASPEPLPAPSVRAEDTDPDLHR comes from the coding sequence ATGACCTATGCGGACTTCAACACCGACTGGAACTACCGCCGCAAAGTGACACCCTTTCAGGAACTGGGTGGCGCGGCAGGTTCCCCGTGGACGTCGGTGACACTGCCGCATGATGCGCTGATCACCACCGAGCGGCATGCGCAGGCACCGGGCGGACACACCAACGGGTACTTCAACGGCGGAGCATTCGAGTACCGCAAGACGTTCACCGTGTCCGAGCAGGATCGCGGCAAGCTCATGTTCCTCGAGTTCGACGGCGTGTACCGCGATGCCGTTGTGACGGTCAACGGCGCACTCGCCGGCCGCCACGCGTTCGGCTACTCGCGGTTCGTGGTGCGCATCGACCCGTATCTGCGGTTCGGCGGCGACAACGAGATAGGGGTGTCCTGCCGCGCACATCTCGACAGCCGTTGGTACACCGGCTGCGGCATCTACCGGGACGTGCGCCTGATCGTCAAGAACCCGGCGCATCTGGCCGTCGACGGTGTCCGCATCACGACACCGGACGTCGACGAAGCGATCGCGATCACGGAGATCGCCGCACGCGTGCAGAACGCGAGCGCCGTGACCACTACCCTGCGCGTTTCGGCAGTGATCACTGATGACGAAGGGGCCGAGGTCGCACGGGGGAAGGCCCCCGTGACGCTGCTGCCGGCGGATGCGGAGACGGTGCGGCTGCGACTGCCGGTCGACAGGCCACGCCGGTGGAGCGCCGACACGCCGACGCGCTACTTCGCCCGCGTCGAGCTCACTGACGGCGACCGGGTGGTCGACGAGACGGTGGTCCCCTTCGGTATCCGCACGGTCCGGGCAGACGCGCGACGCGGCCTGCGCGTGAACGGCGTGGAGGTCAAACTGCGCGGTGCCTGCCTGCACGGGGACAACGGTCCGCTGGGCGCTGCCGCCATCGGCCGGGCGGAGGAGCGCAAGATCGAGCTGCTGAAAGCAGCCGGCTTCAACGCGATCCGCAGTTCCCACCACCCCGCGAGCAGCGCACTTCTCGACACCTGCGACCGCCTGGGCATGTACGTGATGGACGAGGCATTCGATATCTGGACGCAGGGCAAGAGCGACTTCGACTACTCCGCCGACTTCTCGCAGTGGTGGGAACGCGACCTGGAGGCCATGGTCGCGAAGGACTTCAACCATCCCAGCGTCATCTTCTACAGCATCGGCAACGAGATACCCGAAACCGGAACTCCCGACGGCGGCCGCTGGAGCAGGAGGCTCGCGGAGAAGCTGCGCGCTCTTGACGGGACCCGTCTGGTGACCAACGGCATCAACGGCTTCGTGTCCGTGCTCGATCTTGTCCTGGGAGGGATGGCACAGCAGCGTGAAGCGGCTCGTTCCACCGATGCGGCAGCGGGTGAACAGGGAGGCGGCGTCAACGGCATGATGAACGCGTTCGGCGAGATGATGGGCCGAATCGTCTCCTCACCCATGGTGACCGAGCGCACCGAAGAGTCATTCGCGGCGCTCGATGTCGCCGGTATGAACTACGGCGAGTCCCGCTACGGTCTTGACAGCGATCTCTTCCCCGACCGCGTCATCGTCGGCACCGAAACCTGGCCCACGGTCATCGACCGCAATTGGGACCTGGTCAAGAAACACCCGCACGTGATCGGCGACTTCACCTGGACGGGCCTGGACTACCTCGGCGAGACCGGGATCGGCGTCGTCAAGTACGCGGGCGCCGAAGACGGCGGCCAGGGCTTCTCCACCGTCTATCCGGGGCTGTCGGCGTACTGCGGCGATCTGGACCTCGTCGGGCACCGTCGACCGGTGTCCTATTACCGCGAGATCGTGTTCGGCATGCGGACCGAGCCGTACATCGCAGTCAGGCGCCCGGAACACCACGGCTGCCCCATAGCGGTGTCGACCCCGTGGGCGTGGAGCGACTGTGTCTCCAGTTGGAGCTGGCCGGGTTTCGAAGGCGCCCCCGTGCACGTCGAGGTCTACGCCGACGCCGACGAAGTCGAGCTTCTGCTCGACGGCGAGCCGATCGGACTGTGCGCCGTCGGCACCGAGCGAGCCTTCAGGGCCGACTTCGAGGTGCTCTACCAGGCTGGGGAGCTGGTCGCCGTCGCACGCCGGAACGGCGAGGTGGTGGGGAGGACATCCCTTGTGACCGCGACGGGACCTACGCGCTTGTCGCTCACGGCCGACCGTGACGAGGTGCGCGTCGGCACCCGCGACCTGGCGTTCGTCACGATCACCCTGACCGACGAAAGCGGCACCGTGCACAATGCCACCGACCGTGAGGTACGGGTGACCGTCTCCGGCGCCGGCGTACTTCAGGGGCTCGGCAGCGGTGCGCCAGTCACCGAGGAGACGTTCAACGGGCCGGCCCGGCACACTTATGACGGGCGCGCTCTCGCGGTCATCCGCCCGACCGGAGCCGGCACGATCGTGCTCGAAGCCCAGGCAGAGGGCTGCCCACCCGCTCGCCTCACGCTCACCGCCACTGCCTCCCCCGAGCCGCTGCCCGCCCCCTCCGTCCGGGCCGAGGACACCGATCCAGACCTGCATAGGTGA
- a CDS encoding LysR family transcriptional regulator, producing the protein MNLASLDLNLVVALRALLQERNVTRAGQRIGLSQPAMSAALARLRRHFDDDLLARVGGGYELTALGRALLDRTTTACDLLERVFASQAEFDPSREEHEFTLIASDYAVAVFGTELARTIQAEASGIRLRFKQVPNEFIDSTGSLLSTVDGLLLPHGIIRGFPTVELYQDSWVFLVADDNPEVGEQLTLDDLARLPWVTYQRAYDAPAARQIAMLGIEPRVAVSVDSFQLMPLLVAGTRRVALLQRRLADELDGLAHVRIMEPPYDAVPIQQALWWHPVHMHDAAHMWLRDTMARVAEMMEAAGRPTTTTSCPPK; encoded by the coding sequence GTGAACTTGGCCAGCCTGGACCTCAACCTCGTCGTTGCCCTGCGCGCCCTCCTGCAGGAGCGCAACGTCACCAGGGCCGGCCAGCGCATCGGGCTCAGTCAACCCGCGATGAGCGCGGCCCTGGCCCGGCTGCGCCGCCACTTCGACGACGACCTGCTCGCCCGGGTGGGCGGAGGGTACGAACTGACCGCCCTCGGGCGGGCCCTCCTCGACCGGACCACCACCGCGTGCGACTTGCTGGAGCGCGTCTTCGCCAGTCAGGCCGAATTCGACCCTTCCCGCGAGGAACATGAGTTCACGCTGATCGCCTCGGACTACGCGGTTGCCGTCTTCGGCACCGAACTCGCCCGCACCATCCAAGCCGAGGCATCAGGCATCCGGCTCAGGTTCAAACAGGTACCGAACGAATTCATCGACAGCACCGGGTCGCTGCTCAGCACCGTCGACGGGCTACTGCTGCCCCACGGCATCATCCGGGGCTTCCCCACGGTCGAGCTCTACCAGGACAGCTGGGTCTTCCTCGTCGCCGACGACAACCCCGAGGTCGGCGAGCAGCTCACCCTCGACGACCTGGCCCGACTGCCATGGGTGACGTACCAACGAGCCTACGACGCCCCCGCCGCCCGCCAGATCGCCATGCTCGGCATCGAGCCGCGCGTGGCGGTCTCCGTCGACAGTTTCCAGCTGATGCCCCTCCTGGTCGCGGGCACCCGCCGGGTAGCTCTCCTTCAGAGGCGTCTCGCCGACGAGCTGGACGGACTCGCACACGTCCGCATCATGGAACCGCCCTATGACGCTGTGCCGATCCAGCAGGCCTTGTGGTGGCATCCGGTCCACATGCACGACGCGGCGCACATGTGGCTGCGGGACACGATGGCCCGGGTCGCCGAGATGATGGAGGCGGCCGGTCGGCCTACGACTACGACCTCCTGTCCGCCCAAATGA
- a CDS encoding fumarylacetoacetate hydrolase family protein translates to MTSAATSAPFTSFSGPFAIGTLSAPGETRFPSLVTPEGRALDLRTALNEPALTTLTLLERWDEELPRLHTLAGDPTRDWRPLAEMTVHAPVEPRQIFQSGANYRQHVIDLAVAHRAPDAPGTVEEARAQVAAVMDKRAADDLPYVFIGLPTTISGPYDDVVLPAWAEKPDWELEVAAVISRPAYRVTVEEALKYVAGYTIANDLTDRASVFRRDMPPIGTDWLRSKNAPGFTPLGPWIVPAGSIADPSDLQVTLKLNGETMQDESTKDMIFGVARLVSYISQTARLLPGDLVLTGSPAGNGIHWGRLLRDGDVMDGSVTGLGAQRTRCVAEEAG, encoded by the coding sequence GTGACATCCGCAGCCACGTCGGCACCCTTCACCTCCTTCTCCGGACCGTTCGCCATCGGCACCCTTTCGGCACCGGGCGAGACCAGGTTCCCGAGCCTCGTGACGCCGGAGGGCCGAGCGCTCGACCTGCGCACGGCACTGAACGAACCCGCGTTGACCACGCTCACGCTCCTGGAGCGCTGGGACGAGGAGCTGCCGCGGCTGCACACCCTCGCCGGGGACCCGACGCGCGACTGGCGGCCGCTGGCGGAGATGACGGTGCACGCGCCCGTCGAGCCCCGGCAGATCTTCCAGTCCGGCGCCAACTACCGGCAGCACGTGATCGACCTGGCGGTCGCACACCGCGCCCCGGACGCCCCGGGCACCGTCGAGGAGGCCCGCGCCCAGGTCGCGGCGGTCATGGACAAGCGGGCCGCCGACGACCTCCCGTACGTCTTCATCGGCCTGCCGACCACGATCAGCGGCCCCTACGACGACGTGGTGCTACCCGCTTGGGCAGAGAAGCCCGACTGGGAGCTGGAGGTGGCCGCGGTGATCTCCCGCCCCGCCTACCGGGTCACCGTGGAGGAGGCGCTGAAGTACGTCGCGGGCTACACCATCGCCAACGACCTGACCGACCGCGCGAGCGTCTTCCGCCGGGACATGCCCCCGATCGGCACCGACTGGCTGCGCAGCAAGAACGCCCCCGGCTTCACCCCGCTCGGCCCGTGGATCGTCCCGGCCGGCTCCATCGCCGACCCGTCCGACCTGCAGGTCACCCTGAAACTCAACGGCGAGACCATGCAGGACGAGTCCACCAAGGACATGATCTTCGGCGTCGCACGGCTGGTCTCGTACATCTCCCAGACCGCCCGACTGCTTCCCGGCGACCTCGTCCTCACCGGCAGCCCGGCCGGCAACGGCATCCACTGGGGCCGGCTGCTGCGCGACGGCGACGTGATGGACGGGTCGGTCACCGGGCTCGGCGCCCAGCGCACCCGCTGTGTCGCGGAGGAGGCCGGATGA